Part of the Sinorhizobium sp. BG8 genome, CCTGTCGAACAGCGTGACCACGCGCTCCTTCAGTGCCTCCTCCTGCCACCCGCCATAGGGAAATCCCGCATCGTCGGCGACATAGGTGAAGTGCCGCTCCGGCATCAGGACGCGCGCTTCCCTGAGCACCGTCAATCCGCCGATGCCGCTGTCGAAGACCAGAACGGGCTTTGCCTTACTGTTCGTCACGGGCGACCTTCGGCCGTCGGTTGCGCGTGCGGTTGACGGCAGGTGCGCCGGCGCCGCGAGGGGATTCGCGCGTGAAACGATCAAGACAGGAAATGATGCCGCGCAAGACCTGGATTTCCGAACCGGTGAAGGAGGGGCGGGTAAGTGCGGAGCGAAGGTTTTCGATCAATTTCGGCTTTTTGGCGGCGGGGCGGAAGTAGCCTCGTGAATCGAGCGCCTCCTCCACATGATCGAACAAGCCTTGGAGTTCGTTCTTCTCGGCCGGCCGTTGCGGCAAGGCCTGGAAGGCGGTGGCGTTCGGCGACGTCACGCCCGTCTTCATCCATTCGTAGCTCATGAGCAGAACGGCCTGCGCGAGATTGAGCGAGGCGAAGGCCGGATTCACCGGAAAGGTCACGAGTTCGTCGGCAAGGGCGATTTCCTCGTTGGTAAGACCGGTGCGCTCGCGCCCGAAAAGAATGCCCGTCGTCTCGCCCGCCCGAAAGCGCGTGCGCAGCGTTTCGGCCGCATAGACCGGCGAGCGCACTTCCTTATAGCCGTAGCGGTCGCGCGCGGTCGTTGCATAGACGAAGTTGAGGTCGGCAACCGCCTCCTCCAGGGAGGCGAACACGCGGGCCGCGTTGATGACGTGGTCCGCCTTGCTGGCCGCCGAGATTGCCTTTTCGCTCGGCCAGCCATCGCGGGGATTGACGAGCCTGAGCTCGGCCAGCCCGAAGTTCGCCATGGCGCGCGCCACCATGCCGATGTTTTCC contains:
- a CDS encoding RNA methyltransferase, yielding MAGTNSERELIAEGPAIILVHPQLGENIGMVARAMANFGLAELRLVNPRDGWPSEKAISAASKADHVINAARVFASLEEAVADLNFVYATTARDRYGYKEVRSPVYAAETLRTRFRAGETTGILFGRERTGLTNEEIALADELVTFPVNPAFASLNLAQAVLLMSYEWMKTGVTSPNATAFQALPQRPAEKNELQGLFDHVEEALDSRGYFRPAAKKPKLIENLRSALTRPSFTGSEIQVLRGIISCLDRFTRESPRGAGAPAVNRTRNRRPKVARDEQ